In one Bosea sp. RAC05 genomic region, the following are encoded:
- the mbfA gene encoding iron exporter MbfA, producing the protein MLSRFSLPGFGGKRRFDELSEKEVLALAIASEEEDGRIYAIYAQKLRTAYPASAAIFDGMASEEDGHRQRLLALYQQRFGDVVLPIRREHVADFYARKPVWLVENLGLDQIRAEAEDMERQARDFYVTAAGRSTDVETRKLLGTLAAAEAGHQAKAQGLTAEHLGEDARADEDLAAKRQFVLTWVQPGLAGLMDGSVSTLAPIFATAFATQDPHTTFLIGLSASVGAGISMGFTEAAHDDGKLSGRGAPWKRGLASGVMTTLGGLGHALPYLIPHFWTATTVALIVVFVELWAIVWIQNRFMETPFLRAAFQIILGGGLVLAAGILIGGS; encoded by the coding sequence ATGCTTTCTCGTTTTTCCCTTCCGGGTTTCGGCGGCAAGCGTCGCTTCGACGAACTCTCCGAGAAGGAGGTCCTGGCCCTGGCGATTGCGTCGGAAGAGGAGGATGGCCGCATCTACGCGATCTACGCGCAGAAGCTGCGCACGGCCTATCCGGCCTCGGCTGCGATTTTCGACGGCATGGCCAGCGAGGAGGACGGCCACCGCCAGCGCCTGCTCGCGCTCTACCAGCAGCGCTTCGGCGACGTCGTCCTGCCGATCCGTCGTGAGCACGTCGCCGATTTCTATGCGCGCAAGCCGGTCTGGCTGGTCGAAAACCTCGGTCTCGACCAGATCCGCGCCGAAGCCGAGGACATGGAGCGCCAGGCGCGCGACTTCTACGTCACCGCCGCCGGCCGCTCGACCGATGTCGAGACGCGCAAGCTCCTGGGCACGCTGGCTGCCGCCGAAGCGGGTCATCAGGCGAAAGCCCAGGGCCTCACCGCCGAGCATCTCGGCGAGGACGCCCGCGCCGACGAGGACCTCGCCGCCAAGCGCCAGTTCGTGCTGACCTGGGTCCAGCCCGGTCTCGCCGGCCTGATGGACGGCTCGGTCTCGACACTCGCCCCGATCTTCGCCACCGCCTTCGCGACCCAGGATCCCCACACCACCTTCCTGATCGGCCTCTCGGCCTCGGTTGGTGCCGGCATCTCGATGGGCTTCACCGAGGCCGCCCATGACGACGGCAAGCTCTCCGGCCGCGGTGCACCCTGGAAGCGTGGCCTGGCCTCGGGCGTGATGACGACGCTGGGCGGGCTCGGCCATGCCCTGCCCTATCTCATCCCGCATTTCTGGACCGCGACCACGGTGGCGCTGATCGTCGTCTTCGTCGAGCTCTGGGCGATCGTCTGGATCCAGAACCGCTTCATGGAGACGCCCTTCCTGCGTGCCGCCTTCCAGATCATTCTGGGCGGCGGGCTGGTGCTGGCGGCCGGAATCCTCATCGGCGGATCCTAG
- a CDS encoding AtzE family amidohydrolase: protein MSLDVFAPAHRIAAQVREGEVTALAVTEAFLARIAALDPLVNAFTDVTAGRALAQARAVDAARAAGAPLGPLAGVPFSAKNLFDIEGLPTRAGSKINRERKPAARDAVLVERLTAAGAVLLGGLNMGEYAYDFTGENAHDGPCRNPHDPARMAGGSSSGSGAATAAGFSPLSLGSDTNGSIRVPSSLCGIFGLKPTYGRLPRTRSFPFCDSLDHLGPFARDVTDLATAYDALQGPDSHDPACAQRPVEPTLPSLQAGIGGLRIAVAGGHFATEGMPEAAAAVARVAQALGATQRVALEGAAIARAAAFLITNSESATFHLDRLRERADEFDPETRDRFLAGAMLPVAWYVQAQRARRWFHDAMMRVFADVDLIIAPATPCPAPLVGQKTLELRGETVPLRPNLGLFTQPISAIGLPVAAVPVFGTGLPIGVQIIAAPWREDLCLRAAFMLQREGVCEARAPAL from the coding sequence GTGAGCCTGGATGTCTTCGCGCCGGCCCATCGCATCGCGGCGCAGGTCCGGGAGGGGGAGGTCACGGCCCTGGCCGTCACCGAAGCCTTCCTCGCCCGCATTGCGGCGCTCGATCCACTCGTCAACGCCTTCACCGACGTCACCGCCGGGCGGGCGCTGGCGCAGGCGCGCGCGGTCGATGCCGCCCGCGCCGCGGGGGCGCCGCTCGGGCCGCTGGCGGGCGTGCCCTTCTCGGCCAAGAACCTGTTCGACATTGAAGGCCTGCCGACGCGGGCAGGCTCGAAGATCAATCGCGAGCGAAAGCCGGCAGCACGCGACGCGGTGCTGGTCGAGCGGCTGACGGCGGCGGGTGCCGTGCTGCTCGGCGGGCTCAACATGGGCGAATACGCCTACGACTTCACCGGCGAGAACGCCCATGACGGGCCCTGTCGCAACCCCCACGACCCGGCCCGCATGGCGGGCGGTTCCTCCTCCGGCTCGGGGGCGGCGACGGCGGCGGGGTTCAGCCCGCTCTCGCTGGGATCCGACACCAATGGCTCGATCCGCGTGCCGAGTTCGCTCTGCGGCATCTTCGGCCTCAAACCCACCTATGGCCGGCTGCCGCGCACGCGCAGCTTCCCCTTTTGCGACTCGCTCGACCATCTCGGCCCCTTCGCGCGCGACGTCACCGATCTGGCGACCGCCTATGACGCGCTGCAGGGGCCGGATTCGCATGATCCGGCCTGCGCGCAGCGGCCGGTCGAACCGACGCTGCCGTCTCTGCAGGCGGGCATCGGTGGTTTGCGGATCGCGGTGGCGGGCGGGCATTTCGCGACCGAGGGCATGCCGGAGGCGGCGGCAGCCGTGGCGCGGGTGGCGCAGGCTCTGGGCGCGACGCAGCGCGTGGCGCTGGAGGGTGCGGCGATCGCCCGCGCAGCCGCCTTCCTGATCACCAACAGCGAGAGCGCGACCTTCCATCTCGACCGGCTGCGGGAGCGGGCGGATGAGTTCGACCCGGAGACCCGCGACCGCTTTCTGGCCGGGGCGATGCTGCCGGTGGCCTGGTACGTTCAGGCGCAGCGGGCGCGGCGCTGGTTCCATGACGCGATGATGCGCGTCTTCGCCGATGTCGACCTGATCATCGCGCCGGCCACGCCCTGCCCGGCGCCGCTCGTCGGACAGAAGACGCTGGAACTGCGCGGCGAGACCGTGCCGCTGCGGCCCAATCTCGGGCTGTTCACCCAGCCGATCTCGGCCATCGGCCTGCCGGTCGCGGCGGTGCCGGTCTTCGGGACGGGCCTGCCGATCGGCGTGCAGATCATCGCGGCGCCCTGGCGCGAGGATCTCTGCCTGCGGGCGGCCTTCATGCTGCAGCGGGAGGGCGTCTGCGAGGCGCGGGCGCCGGCCTTGTGA
- a CDS encoding DUF4089 domain-containing protein, whose translation MSETHPKTAFDAARHCDAMAPVLGLTITEAQRPVVLQFLAIAHGMAEIVAAAPIDEASLELAPVFRPGAPEVTA comes from the coding sequence GTGAGCGAGACCCACCCCAAGACGGCGTTCGACGCCGCGCGCCATTGCGACGCGATGGCCCCGGTGCTGGGACTGACCATCACGGAGGCGCAGCGGCCGGTGGTGCTGCAGTTCCTCGCCATCGCCCATGGCATGGCCGAGATCGTCGCCGCCGCGCCGATCGATGAAGCGTCGCTCGAACTGGCCCCGGTGTTCCGGCCGGGTGCGCCGGAGGTGACCGCGTGA
- a CDS encoding cysteine hydrolase family protein has product MARTALIIIDMQRDFLEPGGFGAALGNDVSRLMAAVEPCRAILAAARAAGLLVIHTREGHRPDLADAPPAKVLRGPADKRIGACGPMGRILIRGEAGHEIIPALAPLPGEPVIDKPGKGAFYQTDLELMLRNRGIETLMVTGVTTEVCVHTTVREANDRGYRCLVLGDACASYFPEFHEVGLRMIAAQGGIFGWVSTTTEVLAALSGATAEPPLQEAEDRWEPAA; this is encoded by the coding sequence ATGGCGCGCACCGCGCTGATCATCATCGACATGCAGCGGGACTTCCTCGAGCCCGGCGGCTTCGGCGCTGCGCTCGGCAACGACGTCTCGCGACTGATGGCGGCGGTCGAGCCCTGCCGGGCGATCCTGGCGGCGGCGCGTGCGGCGGGGCTGCTCGTCATCCACACCCGCGAGGGCCACCGGCCCGACCTTGCCGACGCGCCGCCGGCCAAGGTCCTGCGCGGCCCGGCCGACAAGCGCATCGGCGCCTGCGGGCCGATGGGGCGCATCCTGATCCGCGGCGAGGCGGGGCACGAGATCATCCCCGCGCTGGCGCCGCTGCCTGGCGAGCCGGTGATCGACAAGCCGGGCAAGGGCGCCTTCTACCAGACCGACCTCGAGCTGATGCTGCGCAACCGCGGCATCGAGACGCTGATGGTGACCGGCGTCACCACCGAGGTCTGCGTCCACACCACGGTGCGCGAGGCGAACGACCGGGGCTATCGCTGCCTCGTGCTGGGCGATGCCTGCGCCTCCTATTTCCCGGAGTTCCACGAGGTGGGGCTGCGCATGATCGCGGCCCAGGGCGGGATCTTCGGCTGGGTTTCGACGACGACGGAGGTGCTGGCCGCGCTCTCCGGGGCGACAGCCGAACCCCCGCTGCAGGAAGCCGAAGATCGATGGGAGCCGGCAGCGTGA
- the atzF gene encoding allophanate hydrolase: MTTLTSLLAAHLDGSATIPQTIAACYARHRAHGDAAIFITLRPEAEVLAEAEALHAEGPRGRALWGIPVAVKDNIDVAGLPTTAACPAFAYKPECDATVVARLRAAGAIVIGKTNLDQFATGLNGSRSPYGVPRNALRADLIPGGSSSGSASAVAAGIVPVALGTDTAGSGRVPAGLQNLVGLKPSLGLVSTAGVVPACRTLDCVSVFALTVGDAWTVLSVAAGPDAGDPWSRALPLGRPGAVPPKLRVAVPRPEDLDVAGDAAAAASFAAAVERAKGLGAEIVPLDMAPFYETARLLYEGPWVAERYLTIRDLLAKDAETILPVIRQVLAGRPLPDAAETFAARYRVAELALVAKAAMKGIDALMVPTAPRPVTLAEMAADPIGANSLLGRYTNFVNLLDLCALAIPASLAADGTAGGVTLIAPTGHDAVLAGIGQALHAAAGLPLGATGLPHPAVTPAPVRAASDAIEIAVVGAHLSGMPLNRELTDRGGSFLRATTTTADYRLFALPGGPPARPGLIRVATGGAAIALEVWSLPPEGFGRFVAGIPSPLGIGTLALADGTSVKGFLCETIATEGARDVTEFGGWRAFVAAQAKVG; this comes from the coding sequence GTGACGACCCTGACCAGCCTGCTCGCCGCCCATCTCGATGGCAGTGCCACCATCCCGCAGACCATCGCCGCCTGCTATGCCCGCCACCGCGCCCATGGCGACGCCGCGATCTTCATCACACTGCGGCCGGAAGCCGAGGTGCTGGCGGAGGCTGAGGCCCTGCACGCGGAAGGGCCGCGCGGCCGCGCGCTCTGGGGCATCCCCGTCGCGGTGAAGGACAACATCGACGTCGCCGGACTGCCCACCACCGCGGCCTGCCCCGCCTTCGCCTATAAGCCGGAATGCGACGCAACCGTCGTCGCGCGACTGCGCGCGGCCGGTGCGATCGTCATCGGCAAGACCAATCTCGACCAGTTCGCCACCGGTCTGAACGGCTCCCGTTCGCCCTATGGCGTGCCGCGCAATGCGCTCCGCGCCGATCTCATCCCCGGCGGCTCCAGCTCCGGCTCGGCGAGCGCGGTCGCAGCCGGCATCGTGCCGGTGGCGCTGGGAACCGATACGGCCGGCTCGGGCCGCGTGCCAGCGGGATTGCAGAATCTCGTCGGCCTCAAGCCCAGCCTCGGTCTCGTCTCGACGGCAGGCGTCGTGCCGGCCTGCCGCACGCTGGACTGCGTCTCCGTCTTCGCCCTGACCGTCGGGGATGCCTGGACGGTGCTGTCCGTCGCCGCAGGCCCCGACGCCGGCGATCCCTGGTCCCGCGCCCTGCCGCTGGGCCGCCCCGGCGCCGTGCCGCCAAAGCTGCGGGTCGCCGTGCCTCGCCCGGAGGATCTCGACGTCGCGGGCGATGCCGCGGCGGCCGCGAGCTTCGCCGCCGCGGTCGAGCGCGCCAAGGGCCTCGGCGCCGAGATCGTCCCGCTCGACATGGCCCCGTTCTACGAGACCGCGCGCCTGCTCTATGAGGGCCCCTGGGTCGCCGAGCGCTACCTGACGATCCGCGACCTCCTGGCGAAGGACGCCGAGACGATCCTGCCCGTGATCCGGCAGGTCCTCGCGGGGCGGCCCCTGCCCGACGCAGCCGAGACCTTCGCCGCGCGCTACCGCGTCGCCGAACTAGCGCTGGTCGCCAAAGCGGCAATGAAGGGCATCGACGCGCTGATGGTGCCGACAGCGCCGCGCCCGGTGACGCTGGCCGAGATGGCCGCCGACCCGATCGGCGCCAATTCGCTGCTCGGGCGCTATACCAATTTCGTCAACCTGCTCGATCTCTGCGCGCTCGCCATCCCCGCCAGCCTGGCGGCCGACGGTACGGCGGGAGGTGTGACGCTGATCGCCCCCACCGGGCACGATGCCGTGCTCGCGGGCATCGGGCAGGCGCTCCACGCCGCCGCCGGGCTGCCGCTGGGCGCGACCGGCCTGCCTCATCCCGCCGTGACACCCGCGCCGGTTCGGGCCGCTTCCGACGCCATCGAGATCGCCGTCGTCGGCGCGCATCTGTCGGGCATGCCGCTGAACCGCGAACTGACGGACCGGGGCGGCAGCTTCCTGCGGGCGACCACGACCACCGCCGACTATCGCCTCTTCGCCCTGCCGGGTGGACCGCCGGCGCGTCCGGGGCTGATCCGCGTCGCGACGGGTGGCGCCGCGATCGCGCTCGAGGTCTGGTCGCTGCCGCCGGAGGGCTTCGGCCGCTTCGTCGCCGGCATCCCCTCCCCGCTCGGCATCGGCACGCTGGCGCTGGCCGACGGCACGAGCGTCAAGGGCTTCCTCTGCGAGACCATCGCCACGGAAGGCGCGCGCGACGTGACGGAATTCGGCGGCTGGCGCGCCTTCGTGGCCGCGCAGGCGAAGGTGGGGTGA
- a CDS encoding GntR family transcriptional regulator — protein MQPVSAPVRTARPATAPVTRTEALRLQLSDAIVSGQLEPGTPLDEQELATRFGVSRTPVREAIRQLSASGLVSVRPHRGAVVALPTPRQLNDMFEAMAELEALCAGLAARNMTVPERRALEALHEALRLLVHEGDPASYHEKNEAFHAAIYAGSHNGYLAELTLMTRTRVAPFRRAQFRATGRLGGSYREHDLIVQALLRGDQPGAQEAMRAHIGIVRDAFRSYAETR, from the coding sequence ATGCAGCCAGTTTCCGCCCCCGTCCGAACCGCCAGGCCCGCCACGGCGCCGGTGACGCGCACCGAGGCGCTGCGGCTGCAGCTGTCCGATGCGATCGTTTCCGGCCAGCTCGAGCCCGGGACGCCGCTGGACGAACAGGAGCTTGCGACCCGCTTCGGCGTATCGCGCACCCCGGTGCGCGAGGCGATCCGCCAGTTGTCGGCCTCGGGGCTGGTCAGCGTCAGGCCGCATCGCGGCGCGGTGGTGGCGCTGCCGACGCCCCGCCAGCTCAACGACATGTTCGAGGCGATGGCGGAGCTGGAGGCGCTCTGTGCCGGCCTTGCCGCCCGCAACATGACCGTGCCCGAGCGGCGGGCGCTGGAAGCCCTGCACGAGGCCTTGCGGCTGCTCGTCCATGAGGGCGACCCGGCGAGCTATCACGAGAAGAACGAGGCCTTCCATGCTGCGATCTATGCCGGCTCGCATAACGGCTATCTCGCAGAGTTGACGCTGATGACACGCACCCGCGTCGCGCCGTTCCGGCGGGCGCAGTTCCGCGCCACGGGGCGGCTTGGCGGCTCCTATCGCGAGCACGACCTGATCGTGCAGGCGCTCCTGCGCGGCGACCAGCCGGGTGCGCAGGAGGCGATGCGCGCCCATATCGGCATCGTCCGGGATGCGTTCAGGAGCTATGCGGAGACGCGGTGA
- the hpxZ gene encoding oxalurate catabolism protein HpxZ produces MILNDPAVVAEVEAAFMVYEKALNENDVAVLDACFKDAPETIRYGIGENLYGFGEIAAFRAARPSAGLKRTIERTVITTYGDAFATANTLFRRESMAGKIGRQSQTWVKFPEGWRVVAAHVSAITE; encoded by the coding sequence ATGATCCTCAACGATCCCGCCGTCGTCGCCGAAGTCGAGGCCGCCTTCATGGTCTATGAGAAGGCGCTGAACGAGAACGACGTCGCGGTGCTGGATGCCTGCTTCAAGGATGCGCCCGAGACGATCCGCTACGGCATCGGCGAAAATCTCTACGGCTTCGGCGAGATTGCGGCGTTCCGCGCGGCGCGCCCCTCCGCCGGGCTGAAGCGCACGATCGAGCGCACTGTCATCACCACCTATGGCGACGCCTTCGCCACGGCCAACACGCTGTTCCGGCGCGAGAGCATGGCGGGCAAGATCGGCCGCCAGAGCCAGACCTGGGTCAAGTTCCCCGAGGGCTGGCGCGTCGTCGCCGCCCATGTCAGTGCCATTACCGAGTGA
- a CDS encoding dipeptide ABC transporter ATP-binding protein has product MSSPPLLDIKNLTVEFATRRGTVQAVKAIDVSVAKGETVAIVGESGSGKSVTSYAVVRILDRAGKVADGSISFSGVDLVAASEAQMRDIRGREISMIFQNPRAALNPIRKVGKQIEDVLLEHVQATRATAREKAIEALAKVRIARPEERYDAYPFELSGGMCQRVVIALALACQPQLLIADEPTTGLDVTTQKAVMDLIVELTRERGMSTILITHDLGLAAAYCDKVVVMEKGNVVETAQASEIFRNPQHAYTRKLMQATPRIGMSLRDLLPEAQKGPAAQPVAAKAAPKPDAAPLMRVENLVKEYPRPQGGSLFAKLMGKAEAPKAPFRAVDGISFSVAKGETLGLVGESGCGKSTTSMMITRLIDKTSGSILFDGTDIGAIPAKQFAASAHRRRIQMVFQDPTDSLNPRFTAERAIADPILRMGGISGRDALRARCEELARLVGLPVELIDRFPHQLSGGQKARVGIARAIALDPDLVILDEPTAALDVSVQAVVLNLLQELKERLGMSYLFVSHDLNVVRLLCDRVIVMKTGAIVEQGTAEEVLGDPKADYTKELLTAIPHPPA; this is encoded by the coding sequence ATGAGCTCTCCCCCGCTCCTCGACATCAAGAACCTCACGGTCGAGTTCGCCACGCGCCGGGGCACGGTGCAGGCGGTCAAGGCGATCGACGTCAGCGTCGCCAAGGGCGAGACGGTGGCGATCGTCGGCGAATCCGGCTCCGGCAAGTCGGTGACCTCCTATGCCGTGGTGCGGATCCTCGACCGGGCCGGCAAGGTCGCGGATGGGTCGATCTCGTTTTCCGGCGTCGACCTCGTGGCTGCCAGCGAAGCGCAGATGCGCGACATCCGCGGGCGCGAGATCTCGATGATCTTCCAGAACCCGCGCGCCGCGCTGAACCCGATCCGCAAGGTCGGCAAGCAGATCGAGGACGTGCTGCTCGAGCATGTCCAGGCGACGCGGGCGACGGCGCGGGAGAAGGCGATCGAGGCGCTGGCCAAGGTCAGGATCGCGCGGCCGGAGGAGCGCTACGACGCCTATCCGTTCGAGCTGTCGGGCGGCATGTGCCAGCGCGTCGTGATCGCGCTGGCGCTCGCCTGCCAGCCGCAGCTCCTGATCGCCGACGAGCCGACGACGGGCCTCGACGTCACCACCCAGAAGGCGGTGATGGACCTGATCGTCGAGCTCACGCGCGAGCGCGGCATGTCGACCATCCTGATCACCCATGATCTCGGGCTGGCGGCGGCCTATTGCGACAAGGTCGTGGTGATGGAGAAGGGCAACGTCGTCGAGACGGCCCAGGCCAGCGAGATCTTCCGCAATCCGCAGCACGCCTATACCCGCAAGCTGATGCAGGCGACGCCGCGCATCGGCATGAGCCTGCGCGACCTGCTGCCGGAGGCGCAGAAGGGACCGGCCGCACAGCCGGTGGCTGCGAAGGCTGCGCCGAAGCCGGATGCCGCTCCGCTGATGCGGGTCGAGAACCTCGTGAAGGAATATCCGCGGCCGCAGGGCGGCTCGCTCTTCGCGAAGCTGATGGGCAAGGCGGAGGCGCCGAAAGCCCCGTTCCGCGCCGTCGACGGCATCAGCTTCAGCGTGGCCAAGGGCGAGACGCTCGGGCTCGTCGGCGAGTCCGGCTGCGGCAAGTCGACGACCTCGATGATGATCACGCGGCTGATCGACAAGACCAGCGGCTCGATCCTCTTCGACGGCACGGATATCGGCGCGATTCCCGCCAAGCAGTTCGCGGCGTCCGCGCATCGCCGGCGCATCCAGATGGTCTTCCAGGACCCGACCGACAGCCTCAATCCGCGCTTCACCGCGGAGCGCGCGATCGCCGATCCGATCCTGCGGATGGGCGGGATTTCGGGGCGCGACGCGCTGCGGGCGCGATGCGAGGAGCTGGCGCGGCTGGTCGGCCTGCCGGTCGAGCTGATCGACCGCTTTCCGCACCAGCTCTCGGGCGGGCAGAAGGCGCGTGTCGGCATCGCCCGCGCCATCGCGCTCGACCCCGATCTCGTCATCCTCGACGAGCCGACGGCAGCGCTCGACGTCTCCGTCCAGGCGGTGGTGCTCAATCTGCTGCAGGAGCTGAAGGAGCGGCTCGGGATGAGCTATCTCTTCGTCTCGCATGATCTCAACGTCGTGCGGCTGCTCTGTGACCGGGTGATCGTGATGAAGACGGGCGCCATCGTCGAACAGGGCACGGCCGAGGAGGTGCTCGGCGACCCGAAGGCGGACTATACCAAGGAACTGCTGACGGCGATTCCCCATCCGCCGGCGTAA
- a CDS encoding ABC transporter permease, translated as MTKIDPAAAPALRFEAPPSTSLLAHARHIVSENPVTGLAFGLFALILFAAIFGPSLVPYDPLASNTNSALQAPSARHWFGTDQLGRDIFSRVIVATRLDFAIAVCSVALVFAMGGLAGVMAGFYGGWVDKVVGRLADTIMAFPLFVLAMGIVAALGNSVTNIVIATAIINFPLYARVARAEANVRREAGFVQAARLSGNSDWRLLLTQIVPNIMPIMAVQMSLTMGYAILNAAGLSFIGLGVRPPTPEWGIMVAEGASFIVSGEWWIAFFPGLALMTAVFCFNLLGDGVRDLVDPQRRN; from the coding sequence ATGACCAAGATCGACCCCGCCGCGGCTCCCGCGCTGCGCTTCGAGGCGCCGCCCTCGACCAGCCTGCTGGCGCATGCCCGCCACATCGTCTCCGAGAACCCGGTGACGGGGCTGGCCTTCGGGCTCTTCGCGCTGATCCTGTTTGCTGCGATCTTCGGGCCTTCGCTGGTCCCCTATGACCCGCTCGCCAGCAATACCAACTCGGCCCTGCAGGCGCCGAGCGCACGGCACTGGTTCGGCACCGACCAGCTCGGGCGCGACATCTTCAGCCGGGTGATCGTGGCGACACGGCTCGACTTCGCCATCGCGGTCTGCTCGGTCGCGCTCGTCTTCGCGATGGGCGGGCTCGCCGGTGTCATGGCCGGCTTCTATGGCGGCTGGGTCGACAAGGTCGTCGGGCGCCTCGCCGACACGATCATGGCCTTCCCGCTCTTTGTGCTGGCGATGGGCATCGTGGCTGCGCTCGGCAACAGCGTCACCAACATCGTCATCGCCACCGCGATCATCAATTTCCCGCTCTATGCCCGCGTCGCCCGCGCCGAGGCGAATGTGCGTCGCGAGGCCGGCTTCGTGCAGGCGGCGCGCCTCTCCGGCAATTCCGACTGGCGGCTGCTGCTGACGCAGATCGTGCCCAACATCATGCCGATCATGGCGGTGCAGATGTCGCTGACCATGGGCTACGCCATCCTCAACGCGGCGGGCCTGTCCTTCATCGGGCTCGGCGTGCGCCCGCCCACCCCGGAATGGGGGATCATGGTCGCCGAGGGCGCGAGCTTCATCGTCTCGGGCGAATGGTGGATCGCCTTCTTCCCGGGGCTGGCGCTGATGACGGCGGTGTTCTGCTTCAACCTGCTCGGCGACGGCGTGCGCGACCTCGTCGATCCGCAGCGGAGGAATTGA
- a CDS encoding ABC transporter permease yields MLRLIGQRLMTTIPSVIGVIIVTFLLTRVLPGDTAAYFAGPAASPEAIIEIRSKLGLDQPLPVQFVSYVTALVKGDLGMSLTTGQPVTADLAQRLPASAELTLAGLLLAMSVALPLGVLAAVRQGSWIDHLCRIVATAGVSLPVFFTGLLLVYVFYFILGWAPAPLGRLDVFASEPARITGLYLVDSLLARDGATFRAALAQIALPAITLAIFSLAPITRMTRASMLAVLGADFVRTARASGLSSRKVIGTYAFRNAMLPVVTTLGMVFSFLLGANVLVEKVFAWPGVGSYAVEALIASDYAPIQGFVLTMAILYVALNLMIDVLYGVIDPRVRLEG; encoded by the coding sequence ATGCTTCGCCTGATCGGCCAGCGCCTGATGACGACGATCCCCTCGGTGATCGGCGTCATCATCGTCACCTTCCTGCTGACGCGGGTGCTGCCGGGCGATACGGCTGCCTATTTCGCCGGCCCGGCCGCCTCGCCGGAGGCGATCATCGAGATCCGCAGCAAGCTCGGGCTCGACCAGCCCCTGCCGGTGCAGTTCGTCTCCTATGTCACCGCCCTGGTGAAGGGCGATCTCGGCATGTCGCTGACGACCGGCCAGCCGGTGACGGCCGATCTCGCCCAGCGGCTGCCGGCCTCGGCCGAGCTGACGCTGGCGGGGCTCTTGCTGGCGATGTCGGTGGCGCTGCCGCTCGGCGTGCTCGCCGCCGTCCGCCAGGGCTCCTGGATCGACCATCTCTGCCGCATCGTGGCGACGGCGGGCGTGTCGCTGCCGGTGTTCTTCACCGGGCTGCTGCTGGTCTACGTGTTCTACTTCATCCTGGGCTGGGCGCCGGCGCCGCTGGGGCGGCTCGACGTCTTCGCTTCGGAACCCGCCCGCATCACCGGGCTCTACCTCGTGGATTCACTGCTGGCGCGGGATGGCGCGACCTTCCGCGCCGCGCTCGCCCAGATCGCGCTGCCGGCGATCACGCTGGCGATCTTTTCGCTCGCCCCGATCACGCGGATGACGCGGGCCTCGATGCTCGCCGTGCTCGGGGCCGACTTCGTGCGAACCGCGCGCGCCAGCGGGCTCTCCAGCCGCAAGGTCATCGGCACCTATGCCTTCCGCAACGCGATGCTGCCGGTCGTCACCACGCTGGGCATGGTGTTCTCCTTCCTGCTCGGCGCCAATGTGCTGGTCGAGAAGGTCTTCGCTTGGCCGGGCGTCGGCTCCTATGCGGTCGAGGCGCTGATCGCCTCCGACTATGCCCCGATCCAGGGCTTCGTGCTGACGATGGCGATCCTCTACGTCGCGCTGAACCTGATGATCGACGTGCTTTACGGCGTGATCGATCCCCGCGTCCGGCTGGAGGGCTGA